In Synechococcus sp. Nb3U1, one DNA window encodes the following:
- a CDS encoding DUF5340 domain-containing protein has translation MKRIPVPAHVHYEFLLRVLERQTFPAVEEQDFNNRARMQELINSLRKALTQQQQLEEDWRQRGYQVDHRWNMEEP, from the coding sequence ATGAAACGCATTCCTGTGCCTGCTCATGTCCACTACGAATTTTTGCTGCGGGTTCTGGAGCGGCAGACTTTTCCGGCAGTCGAAGAACAGGATTTTAACAATCGGGCCCGCATGCAAGAGCTGATCAACTCCCTGCGTAAGGCCCTGACCCAACAGCAGCAACTGGAAGAAGACTGGCGACAACGGGGTTATCAAGTGGATCACCGTTGGAATATGGAAGAACCGTGA
- a CDS encoding heavy-metal-associated domain-containing protein encodes MQTALTVPKLACLACVETITQAVQQLDPQAHVQADPKTKQVVITSERPVSDLRQALIQVGYPPV; translated from the coding sequence ATGCAGACTGCGTTGACCGTGCCCAAGCTAGCCTGTTTGGCCTGTGTAGAAACGATTACCCAAGCGGTGCAGCAACTGGATCCACAAGCCCATGTCCAGGCAGATCCCAAAACCAAGCAGGTGGTGATCACCTCCGAGCGCCCTGTGAGTGATTTGCGGCAGGCTCTCATCCAAGTGGGCTATCCCCCGGTATAG
- a CDS encoding heavy metal translocating P-type ATPase — MSAQKVSSGALSVFTPPGEGTWQLALQGMSCASCAHSIEQALTQVPGVSQASVNFATEQATVKGDPKLVNPQGLIRAVEQAGYQARLIQDDWPDPTDAERIAQRAAERELRLKVAIGVSISTVLVIGSLPMMLGMEIPGFPMWLHNPWLQLLLTAPVQFWVGKHFYRGAWAAWQRRSADMNTLVALGTSAAFFYSLFPTVFPHYFSQQGLQPDVYYEVSAVVTTLILVGKWMEQQAKGQTSEAIRKLMGLQPKTARVIRQGVERDIPIREVQVGDQIRVRPGEKVPVDGVVLEGSSAVDESMVTGESLPIQKSVGDEVIGATLNRTGSFVMEARRVGKDTVLAQIVRLVQEAQGSKAPIQQLADQVTAWFVPAVIGVAILTFILWWVLASNPTLALVNTIGVLIIACPCALGLATPTSIMVGTGRGAELGVLIKSANSLELAHRLCTVVLDKTGTLTEGRPTVTDIWTNGPSSLAVLRLAAAVERHSEHPLAQAVVQKAEAEGITIPAVQHFQAMVGNGAEAWVEDQRIRIGRLSWLQELGILWDPAWAEQVQAWESQGKTVIGVTQSESLLGLLAIADPLKPTSPEAVQQLQQMGLEVIMLTGDNPTTAEAIAQQAGIRRVIAQVRPDQKAAHIRQLRQPQHLVAMVGDGINDAPALAEADVGIAIGTGTDVAIAASDITLMSGDLRGVVTAIQLSRATLNNIRQNLFFAFIYNTLGIPIAAGVLYPFTGWLLNPIVAGAAMALSSVSVVTNALRLRRFRPR, encoded by the coding sequence ATGTCTGCTCAAAAAGTATCGTCGGGTGCGTTATCGGTCTTTACACCCCCTGGCGAGGGCACTTGGCAGTTGGCCTTGCAGGGCATGAGTTGTGCCTCCTGTGCCCACAGCATCGAACAGGCTCTTACCCAGGTGCCGGGGGTATCCCAGGCATCTGTTAATTTTGCTACGGAGCAGGCCACGGTCAAAGGGGATCCCAAGCTGGTGAATCCACAGGGGTTGATTCGGGCAGTGGAGCAGGCGGGGTATCAGGCGCGGTTGATCCAAGACGACTGGCCGGATCCCACAGATGCAGAGCGGATCGCTCAACGGGCCGCCGAACGAGAATTGCGGCTGAAGGTAGCCATAGGGGTGAGTATCAGTACGGTGTTGGTGATTGGATCCCTACCGATGATGCTGGGGATGGAGATCCCAGGTTTTCCCATGTGGCTGCACAATCCTTGGTTGCAGTTGCTGTTGACGGCCCCGGTGCAGTTTTGGGTGGGCAAGCATTTTTATCGCGGCGCTTGGGCGGCTTGGCAACGGCGTTCGGCGGATATGAATACGTTGGTGGCCTTGGGAACGAGCGCAGCTTTCTTCTATTCTCTTTTCCCGACGGTTTTTCCTCACTATTTCTCTCAACAGGGGCTGCAGCCGGATGTGTATTACGAGGTCTCGGCGGTGGTCACCACTCTGATCCTGGTGGGCAAGTGGATGGAGCAACAGGCCAAAGGGCAAACCTCTGAAGCGATTCGCAAGCTGATGGGGTTGCAACCCAAAACGGCGCGGGTGATTCGCCAAGGTGTGGAGCGGGATATCCCGATTCGGGAGGTGCAGGTGGGGGATCAGATCCGAGTGCGCCCTGGAGAAAAAGTGCCAGTGGATGGGGTCGTTCTAGAGGGATCCTCGGCGGTGGATGAGTCGATGGTAACCGGGGAGAGCTTGCCCATACAGAAGTCTGTAGGAGATGAGGTGATTGGGGCAACGTTGAACCGGACAGGTAGCTTTGTGATGGAGGCCCGCCGGGTAGGTAAAGACACTGTACTGGCCCAGATCGTGCGCTTGGTCCAGGAAGCTCAGGGATCCAAAGCGCCCATTCAACAGTTGGCGGATCAGGTCACGGCTTGGTTTGTCCCGGCGGTGATTGGAGTTGCCATCCTCACTTTTATCCTTTGGTGGGTGCTGGCAAGTAACCCGACCTTGGCCCTGGTGAATACGATTGGCGTGCTGATTATCGCCTGTCCCTGTGCCTTGGGGTTGGCTACCCCCACCTCGATTATGGTGGGTACAGGGCGGGGGGCAGAATTGGGGGTACTGATAAAAAGTGCCAATAGCCTGGAGCTGGCCCATCGTTTGTGCACCGTGGTCTTGGACAAAACCGGTACCCTCACCGAAGGCCGTCCCACCGTCACGGATATCTGGACGAATGGCCCCTCTTCCCTGGCTGTGTTGCGCCTAGCAGCGGCAGTAGAACGGCACTCGGAGCATCCCTTGGCTCAGGCAGTGGTACAAAAAGCTGAAGCAGAGGGGATCACGATCCCTGCAGTTCAGCATTTTCAAGCGATGGTGGGCAATGGGGCGGAAGCCTGGGTGGAGGATCAGAGGATTCGCATCGGTCGGCTAAGTTGGTTGCAGGAGCTGGGGATCCTCTGGGATCCCGCTTGGGCAGAGCAGGTGCAAGCCTGGGAAAGCCAGGGCAAAACCGTGATCGGGGTGACTCAATCGGAAAGTTTGCTGGGGCTATTGGCGATTGCTGACCCACTTAAACCCACCTCCCCTGAAGCCGTGCAACAGCTGCAACAGATGGGCCTGGAGGTGATCATGCTCACGGGCGACAACCCAACGACTGCCGAAGCGATTGCTCAACAGGCAGGGATTCGGCGAGTGATTGCCCAAGTGCGCCCCGATCAAAAGGCAGCTCATATACGCCAATTGCGGCAGCCTCAACACCTTGTGGCGATGGTAGGGGATGGCATCAATGATGCGCCCGCTCTGGCTGAAGCGGATGTGGGCATTGCCATCGGCACAGGTACGGACGTGGCCATAGCCGCCAGCGATATCACCCTGATGTCGGGAGATTTGCGGGGCGTGGTTACCGCCATTCAATTGAGTCGGGCCACCCTCAACAACATTCGGCAAAACCTATTTTTTGCCTTTATCTACAACACCCTTGGGATCCCGATTGCGGCGGGGGTGCTCTACCCCTTCACTGGCTGGCTTCTCAACCCAATTGTGGCGGGAGCAGCCATGGCCTTGAGTTCCGTCTCGGTGGTGACCAATGCTCTGCGGCTGCGGCGGTTTCGACCTCGTTAA
- a CDS encoding Hsp20/alpha crystallin family protein: MNIVRWDPFREIDEIQREMNRMFDRLVPRANDGDLGFAFVPAVEMHDDPEAITLKLELPGLDANDLDIQATAEAISISGERRFEKRSEDKGVTRSEFRYGRFQRVIPLPNRIQHDQVKAEYKDGILTLTLPKAESEKAQLVKVNVVS; encoded by the coding sequence ATGAATATCGTTCGCTGGGATCCATTTCGTGAAATTGATGAAATCCAACGGGAAATGAACCGGATGTTTGACCGTCTGGTTCCCCGTGCCAACGATGGGGATCTTGGATTTGCATTTGTGCCCGCAGTAGAAATGCATGATGACCCAGAAGCCATTACCTTGAAGCTGGAGTTGCCCGGTTTGGATGCCAACGATCTGGACATTCAAGCGACAGCGGAGGCGATTTCCATCAGTGGGGAACGGCGATTTGAAAAACGCTCTGAAGACAAAGGAGTAACCCGCAGTGAGTTCCGCTATGGGCGTTTCCAACGGGTAATCCCGCTGCCAAACCGGATCCAACATGATCAGGTGAAAGCGGAGTACAAAGATGGGATCCTGACCCTAACGTTACCGAAGGCGGAATCGGAGAAAGCCCAACTGGTTAAAGTGAATGTTGTTTCTTGA
- a CDS encoding PepSY domain-containing protein produces MVLNKMTIRKIHRILAPILFLPLVVTVLTGSLYQIALLNQNFDYYWLIQIHKGQWGPLNLQAVYPFLNGLGLLVIAATGLSMWLQTRPNRRPKRTEP; encoded by the coding sequence ATGGTCCTGAACAAGATGACAATCCGCAAGATCCACCGCATTCTCGCCCCCATCCTGTTTTTGCCGTTGGTGGTGACTGTGCTGACGGGATCCCTGTACCAAATTGCCCTTCTCAATCAAAACTTCGACTACTACTGGCTCATCCAAATCCACAAAGGCCAATGGGGGCCTCTGAATCTGCAAGCGGTTTATCCTTTCTTGAACGGATTGGGATTGTTGGTCATAGCGGCGACAGGTCTCAGCATGTGGTTGCAAACACGACCCAATCGTCGGCCCAAACGTACCGAGCCCTAG
- a CDS encoding VOC family protein, giving the protein MDDSSIDDLGIAHGTMVLTGLFHIAIKTNDLEATIRFYTQILGMRQVPRPNFGFPGAWLACPTPENPAILHIYAGGPALGKSGVAPLETGAIDHVSLQAVGFHELKRRIAQLGLSCREFIVPGTSLWQLFVYDPNGVLLELTFDGQAEADPLPDLSPGRAYVAGDPFFDPMEYQVLSQSRHESLV; this is encoded by the coding sequence ATGGATGACTCGTCGATCGATGACCTAGGGATTGCGCACGGAACTATGGTGCTCACGGGCTTATTTCACATCGCCATTAAAACCAACGATTTGGAAGCCACGATCCGCTTTTACACCCAGATCCTGGGTATGCGGCAAGTTCCCCGCCCCAACTTTGGGTTTCCGGGAGCATGGCTGGCCTGCCCAACCCCCGAAAATCCTGCCATTCTTCACATCTACGCCGGTGGCCCAGCCTTGGGGAAATCAGGGGTGGCTCCCTTAGAAACCGGAGCCATTGATCACGTTTCCCTTCAGGCAGTAGGATTCCACGAATTGAAGCGGCGGATCGCCCAGTTAGGCCTTTCCTGTCGTGAGTTCATCGTGCCGGGAACCAGCCTATGGCAACTGTTTGTCTACGATCCCAACGGGGTGCTGTTGGAGCTGACTTTCGATGGCCAAGCGGAGGCAGATCCCTTGCCGGATCTCTCCCCCGGTCGAGCCTATGTAGCTGGGGATCCCTTTTTTGATCCGATGGAATATCAGGTATTGAGCCAGTCGCGGCATGAGAGTCTCGTTTGA
- a CDS encoding acetyl-CoA carboxylase carboxyltransferase subunit alpha, whose amino-acid sequence MTKSTDRMLLDFEQPVAALEQRIEEIRSLAEDNEIEASEQIRQLEAKAEELRREIFRQLTPVERLQVARHPRRPSTLDYVQTICDDWFELHGDRHGQDDPAIVGGLAKLEDRPVVILGHQKGRDTKDNIHRNFGMPNPAGYRKALRLMEHAHRFGLPLLTFIDTPGAYPGLKAEEEGQGEAIAANLQALFRLEIPIICTVIGEGGSGGALAIGIGDRVLMFEHAVYSVISPEGCATILWKDAKKAPQAAAALRITAQDLLQLEVIDEILPEPVGGAHRAPVEAAQALKQALLRHLQELSSLSGRQLREDRYQKFRRMGSFLEVTR is encoded by the coding sequence ATGACCAAATCTACCGACCGTATGCTGCTGGATTTTGAGCAGCCTGTCGCTGCCCTAGAGCAACGCATTGAGGAGATTCGCTCTTTGGCAGAAGACAATGAGATCGAAGCTTCCGAGCAAATTCGCCAACTGGAAGCTAAAGCTGAAGAACTGCGCCGTGAGATCTTCCGCCAGCTTACCCCGGTGGAACGCCTGCAGGTGGCCCGTCACCCCCGTCGCCCCAGCACCCTCGACTACGTGCAAACCATCTGCGACGACTGGTTCGAACTACACGGAGATCGCCACGGCCAGGATGATCCAGCGATTGTCGGTGGTTTGGCCAAACTAGAAGATCGGCCGGTTGTCATCCTGGGCCACCAAAAAGGCCGTGACACCAAAGACAACATTCACCGCAACTTCGGCATGCCCAATCCGGCTGGCTATCGCAAGGCGCTCCGACTGATGGAACATGCCCACCGTTTTGGCCTCCCCCTACTCACCTTTATTGATACTCCGGGGGCCTACCCCGGCCTGAAGGCAGAAGAAGAGGGACAAGGAGAGGCGATCGCCGCCAACCTACAAGCCCTCTTCCGCTTGGAGATCCCGATTATCTGCACCGTCATCGGTGAAGGGGGATCCGGTGGAGCCTTGGCCATCGGTATTGGCGACCGGGTGTTGATGTTTGAACATGCTGTTTATTCAGTGATCTCCCCGGAAGGGTGTGCAACGATTCTCTGGAAAGATGCTAAAAAAGCCCCACAAGCAGCGGCGGCCCTGCGCATCACTGCTCAAGATCTGCTGCAACTAGAAGTCATCGACGAGATCCTGCCCGAACCCGTTGGAGGTGCCCATCGCGCTCCGGTGGAAGCAGCCCAAGCCCTAAAGCAAGCCCTGCTAAGACATCTACAGGAGCTTTCTAGCTTAAGTGGCCGACAACTGCGGGAGGATCGTTACCAGAAGTTTCGCCGCATGGGATCCTTTTTGGAGGTGACCCGTTAG
- a CDS encoding ATP-binding response regulator produces MSDLSGRGVGMDVVRTNLEQVGGRVQVESWPGQGTLFTLTLPLSLTVTRVLLAECNGLWLAFPANAVEELLIPSELTAAPAIPDFFVWEDHQVPLIPLGRWFQFSRLRQRLETNDSPTIDQPTVLLVVEGNQPLGLQVDRYWREQEVTLRPVEEGLPLPPGFSGCTLLADGRIVPLVDIPALLAWIRSQGSPPEPTSLAMSPLHASSGQRDLHDRECDQPTLLVVEDSVNVRRFLVMILEKAGFRVEQARDGQEALEQLQAGIPVQAVISDIEMPRLDGFGLLAQIRAHALHRQLPVFMLTSRSGDKHRQLAHTLGATAYFSKPFQEQELISSLRQVLQASAPTVLSGR; encoded by the coding sequence GTGAGCGATCTCTCCGGACGGGGGGTGGGGATGGACGTGGTGCGCACCAACCTCGAACAGGTAGGTGGACGGGTGCAGGTGGAATCTTGGCCGGGGCAGGGCACCCTCTTTACCCTGACCCTGCCGCTCTCCTTGACGGTGACGCGGGTGTTGCTGGCAGAATGCAACGGTCTTTGGTTGGCCTTCCCAGCGAATGCGGTGGAGGAATTGCTAATTCCCTCAGAACTAACGGCTGCCCCCGCGATCCCCGATTTTTTCGTTTGGGAAGACCATCAAGTGCCCCTCATCCCGTTGGGAAGGTGGTTTCAGTTCAGCCGACTGCGGCAACGGCTGGAAACCAACGACTCCCCTACGATTGATCAACCCACCGTGCTGTTGGTGGTGGAGGGCAACCAACCTTTGGGTCTGCAGGTGGATCGCTACTGGCGGGAACAAGAAGTCACCCTGCGCCCTGTAGAAGAGGGGCTGCCTCTACCGCCTGGATTTTCCGGCTGCACCCTTCTGGCGGATGGGCGGATTGTGCCTCTGGTGGATATACCCGCCCTACTCGCTTGGATCCGAAGCCAGGGATCCCCGCCGGAACCTACTTCTCTGGCGATGAGCCCACTCCACGCCTCCTCCGGCCAGCGTGATTTACACGACAGGGAGTGCGATCAGCCCACCCTTTTGGTGGTGGAAGATTCGGTGAATGTGCGGCGTTTCCTGGTCATGATCCTGGAGAAGGCTGGATTTCGCGTCGAACAAGCCCGCGATGGCCAAGAGGCGTTAGAACAGTTGCAGGCCGGGATCCCGGTACAGGCGGTGATCAGCGATATCGAAATGCCCCGTCTGGATGGGTTTGGCCTGTTGGCTCAGATCCGGGCTCACGCACTTCACCGTCAACTCCCTGTGTTTATGCTCACTTCCCGCAGCGGCGACAAACACCGACAACTGGCGCACACCTTGGGGGCAACCGCCTATTTCTCTAAGCCCTTTCAGGAACAGGAGCTGATCTCTTCCCTGCGGCAAGTGCTCCAAGCTTCTGCTCCGACTGTACTAAGTGGGAGGTAG